AATACCTCTTCCCACCCATTCCTGAGCCGCAAAGCAGTCGCCCCATTCCTGCCTCACTGTCGGAAACTGAACGTCTAATTTTCGACGCGATCGGCACAGAAGAAATCCCCATAGACCATCTTATCGCCACCACAGGTCTGCCCGCTCAACAAGTCTCCTCCACGCTGCTCCGACTCGAAATGAAGAAACTTATCCGTCAACTTCCAGGCAAATTTTTTGTTCGGACGGCATGATTTCCAAGAAAGTCTGCGATGTCCTTTCAAGTCACCTACTCCGGCTCAATTCATCTCCCCGATCACCAATACTGGCTCGATCCGCGCCACCCGGTGCCGTTAGCTTTTATTTCTCATGCTCATTTTGACCATTTCTCAGCGCATCAACATGCCCACGCCTCTCAACCCACTGCTCATCTTATCAGTTGTCGCACCGATTTATCGACGACGATCGATGCCTGGCCTTGGGCTACACCGCAAACCATCAACACCGGCTTGCAAGCCACTCTATACCCGGCAGGTCACGTCTTAGGCTCAGCAATGATTGAGCTAAACGACGGCCATCAATCCCTTCTCTATACCGGAGATTTCAAGCTGCGCGACTCACTCACAGCAGAAAAAGCGGCTCCCCCTCGAGCTGATATTTTGATCATGGAGACGACCTATGGACTGCCGCACTACGTCATGCCTCCTACAGAAAAGACAGTCCGACAGATCCTAGATTTTTGTCGTGCTACTTTGGAGGATGATGAAACGCCTGTTCTTCTCGCCTATTCACTTGGAAAAACCCAGGAACTACTAGCCCGTCTTACGCCTCATCTCGATGTCCCTTTTTACTTACATCCGCAAGCATACAAAATCGCTCAAGCCTATGAACAGCTCGGCTATGCACTTGGATCCTATGCCGAGATTCCACACAGCTACAAAAAACGCGGCGAAGCGGTGATCCTCGCTCCACCGCAGATGAATGGGACCGCATGGATGAAGAACATCCCCGCGCGGCGCGTCGCCTTAATTAGCGGCTGGGCACTCGATCCCGGCGCAATCTACCGCTACCGCTGCGACGCGGCTTTTCCGTTGTCCGACCATGCAGACTACAACGAGCTTCTCGAATTAGTCCGCATGGTGAAACCGCGCCGCGTTTACACCGTGCATGGCTTTGCAGTCGAATTTGCAGAGACCCTACGTCAACTCGGCATCGAAGCATGGGCGCTCGGTCAGGAAAACCAGCTCGATTTCTTTGAACAATACCAGTCCAAGCGGCGTCCCAACTTCAAATCATTATCCCTCCCTTCACGAAAAAAAATAATCGCACGGGAGCCAGATCCCGAGACGTTTTTGGCCTTTGCTCAAGCCGCAGAAGAGATCGCTGAGCTATCCAGCAAAAAATCTAAGGTGCGAGTCTTAGCTCAATATTTAGCCAAATTATCTTCCACAACTCTGCCTCTGGCAGCTCTGTATTTCTCGGGCCGCGTCTATCCCACGGCATCTTCGCGCACGTTGAACTTTTCTTGGTCGCTAATGAAGCGTGCTGTGCTTGAAGTCGCCGAATGCACAGAGAGCGATTTCAAAGAGATCTACCGCAGCGCTGGAGATAGCGCTACGACGACTGAATGTCTGCTTGAAGGCAAAACGAAATCTGAGCCTTGGCCGCTTACACAAGTCGCCCAGTGGTTTGAGCTGATCAGCAACACATCTGGTTCCCTACAGAAAGTCCATATCGCGGCCAACACCCTTCGCTGTATCACCCCGCTTGAGGCTAAATACCTCTCCAAGCTCGTCACTGGAGATTTGCGCCTTGGCTTAAAGGAGGGACTTGTCGAGGAAGGCATAGCTGCGGCTTTTTCTCAACCGCTACGCTTGGTGCGGGAGGCGCTGCTTCTATGCGGCGACATCGGCCGTGTGGCGTTGGCTGCCCAAAACAATTCTTTGCCGGAAGTCACTTTGCAAGTTTTCAATCCGATCCCATTTATGCTTGCGACGCCTCTTCCGACAGCAGCATCGATCATCCAGCATATGGGGCAGGAATTGTGGGCTGAATACAAATATGACGGCATTCGTTGCCAAATCCACAAGCAAGGCGCTCGTGTCGAGCTCTATTCGCGCGAGCTTCGCTGCATCACAGACACCTTCCCAGAGATAGCCATTGATGCGGCTTCTCTGCCATTTGATTTCATCGCTGATGGCGAAGTTTTGGGGTGGCAACAGGGTCGTCCGCTTCCGTTTACTCAGCTTCAACGGCGACTGGGGCGACAGGAGCACGACTTATTTCTCGGCAGCGAAATTCCTGTAGCCTTGATCCTTTACGACTGTCTCTACTGGGAGGGTGAGTCTCTCCTTCATCGAGAGTTGAGAGAACGCAAAGCTTTCTTATCTCGGCTTGCTGAAAATCCGCGTCCCACCATTCTTGTCGCTCAAGAGAAGATCCTCCGTGGCGAGGCCGCACTAGAAGCCTTCTTTCAACAAGCGCGTCTGGAGGGACACGAAGGCTTGATGATTAAAAATCCTCGCAGCCTATACACGATAGGGCAACGCGGTCAGTTTTGGATCAAATACAAGCAACCGTTTAATACTCTCGACGTTGTCGTGGTGGCCGTGCAATACGGTCACGGGAAACGCCGGGGCATGCTTTCGGATTATACGTTTGCGGTGCGCGATGACGACGGGCAGTTGCACGTCATCGGCAAGGCCTATTCAGGCCTGACCAACCGTGAAATCGAGGCGTTAACTCAGCACTTTCTCGCGACGACGATTCGGGAAGAGGAGGGGCGGTTGATTGTGAAGCCGACGGTGGTCCTGGAAGTTGCTTTTAACGCCATCACACCGAGTTCACGTTATCCTTGTGGCCTGGCCTTGCGTTTTCCGCGTATCGTGACGATTCGACACGACAAGACGCCGGAGGAAATTGATACGCTTAGTTTTTGTCGCAGCCTTGCCTATAAGGCTAGCGGATCGGAATCGTGACCCCTATAGAAATTCCGCCGCGCACTCGCCGGTGGGGGTAAGAGAATGGGCAAGTGTAATGGGGGGAAAGAGGGTAAGGATACGCGTAGATCGTTTTGCAGGTTGGCCAGTGGTAGATCGGCTCAAAGCAAAATAAGGGCGGTGGAGCAATGACTCGATCTACGATTATCGTTGTCGAATGACTGGGCGTTGTCGAGTGACTTAGGCGTGATAGTCGGGATGCAAAGGTGGCCGGTGGTGCAGGGCGCCAAGGGGCTTCCGAGAGTTGCGATTTTTTCTCAACTGCAGGGACGGCTGCAGGTTCTTCGGTTGGAGCAGGAGTGGCTTTGGGGAGGGCTTGTGCTTGGGCGGCTGCTAGTTGGGCTTCTGTTTCGCGGAGCTTTTTCTCGAGAGCGAGTTGCTCGGCGCGGGCTTTTTCTTCGGCGAGGCGTTGGGCTTCGGTTTCTTTTTCTTGAAGTGATGCATGGTGGCGTTGGGCTTCGGCGAGGAGGGTATCTAGGCGTTTGAGTTCTGCTCGTTGTTGGGAGATTTCTTCTTGGAGAGATGTATAGCTGTCAGGGTAGGGCTGAGGGGTTTTCTTTTGTGAACTTTGTGTGGGGGCGTAGAGAGTGTCAACTTTTGATATGAGTTTCTCAGCTTCTTGGAGTGCGGTTTCGGTGCGGTTGTAGAGTTGCTGGAGGAAGGCTAGGTCTATGGATCGGCTTTGTGTGGCGGCGAGGTAGGTGGCATGGCGAGTGATGAGCTCGTCGGAGAAGGCGCGGGCGCGATCGGTGTGGCTGCGGGCTTGGGCCAGAAGGGTTTCTGTCTCGATGCGGCGTTGGGCTTCTTCCCAGATTCGTTGTCGTTCTTGGCGTTCGTGGTGGGTGTAGAGGCCGAGGCCAAGTATTGCTGTTGTGATGAGGGTGAGGAGGGTATAGAAGAGGGGTCGATTGAGCGCGAGGTGGATG
This DNA window, taken from Candidatus Methylacidiphilales bacterium, encodes the following:
- a CDS encoding ATP-dependent DNA ligase; protein product: MSFQVTYSGSIHLPDHQYWLDPRHPVPLAFISHAHFDHFSAHQHAHASQPTAHLISCRTDLSTTIDAWPWATPQTINTGLQATLYPAGHVLGSAMIELNDGHQSLLYTGDFKLRDSLTAEKAAPPRADILIMETTYGLPHYVMPPTEKTVRQILDFCRATLEDDETPVLLAYSLGKTQELLARLTPHLDVPFYLHPQAYKIAQAYEQLGYALGSYAEIPHSYKKRGEAVILAPPQMNGTAWMKNIPARRVALISGWALDPGAIYRYRCDAAFPLSDHADYNELLELVRMVKPRRVYTVHGFAVEFAETLRQLGIEAWALGQENQLDFFEQYQSKRRPNFKSLSLPSRKKIIAREPDPETFLAFAQAAEEIAELSSKKSKVRVLAQYLAKLSSTTLPLAALYFSGRVYPTASSRTLNFSWSLMKRAVLEVAECTESDFKEIYRSAGDSATTTECLLEGKTKSEPWPLTQVAQWFELISNTSGSLQKVHIAANTLRCITPLEAKYLSKLVTGDLRLGLKEGLVEEGIAAAFSQPLRLVREALLLCGDIGRVALAAQNNSLPEVTLQVFNPIPFMLATPLPTAASIIQHMGQELWAEYKYDGIRCQIHKQGARVELYSRELRCITDTFPEIAIDAASLPFDFIADGEVLGWQQGRPLPFTQLQRRLGRQEHDLFLGSEIPVALILYDCLYWEGESLLHRELRERKAFLSRLAENPRPTILVAQEKILRGEAALEAFFQQARLEGHEGLMIKNPRSLYTIGQRGQFWIKYKQPFNTLDVVVVAVQYGHGKRRGMLSDYTFAVRDDDGQLHVIGKAYSGLTNREIEALTQHFLATTIREEEGRLIVKPTVVLEVAFNAITPSSRYPCGLALRFPRIVTIRHDKTPEEIDTLSFCRSLAYKASGSES
- a CDS encoding ATG16 family protein, whose protein sequence is MNSQPSNSEPPPSNHSTNHPATHTTIHLALNRPLFYTLLTLITTAILGLGLYTHHERQERQRIWEEAQRRIETETLLAQARSHTDRARAFSDELITRHATYLAATQSRSIDLAFLQQLYNRTETALQEAEKLISKVDTLYAPTQSSQKKTPQPYPDSYTSLQEEISQQRAELKRLDTLLAEAQRHHASLQEKETEAQRLAEEKARAEQLALEKKLRETEAQLAAAQAQALPKATPAPTEEPAAVPAVEKKSQLSEAPWRPAPPATFASRLSRLSHSTTPSHSTTIIVDRVIAPPPLFCFEPIYHWPTCKTIYAYPYPLSPHYTCPFSYPHRRVRGGISIGVTIPIR